GATTTTTTCCTAGCCCCGTTGTTTGGATGTAGGACACCCCGCTTTACAGCTTTATCAATTTTGCTGTAAGCCTCGGATAGTCGAGAAAGCGCTTCTTCTTTTAATTCTGGGGTAGGATTAGCTGCATACACAACTACAGCGTTCTGGTATTTTTTAATCAGCGTTTTTACCACTGATTTATAAGCTTTATTCCGCAGCCGATTGCGTTCTGCGATTTCGGCGCGTTTGAGAGCAGATTTTGTATTGGCCACAGTCAATTCCAAAAAGACTATTAATATGTACACACACTACTAGACTTACTAATATAGCATCCATATTGCCAATGTTAGAATTTCCTAAAAAATAAATACCGCATTTAGAGACTGGATATTGGGGATTGGTAACTAGGTATTGGGGATTGGGTAATGGGGATTAACACTTCAGGTGAATTTAAAAATACTGTTGCTATACAAGAGTTTGCAGGGCTGCCCAAAAATAAAATTTGGGAATTATCAATGAAATTACATGGATTTCAACACCTAATTCACATAAGATGTAATTGGAAATTTGGTACTGGCTACTGAGAATAATTCAGTTCCTAATCTCCATTACCCCTTATCCCCAGTCCCTAATCCCTAAATATGTGTGTCTCAATTCGGGAAATGCGTTAAAATTAGGTACTTCAATTAAATAGTCACTTTAAGTCGCCACCTGATAATGCGGTGGTCTGCTGAGTCGGTGTGTCCTAAATAGGATGCATTGTTCAAAGGCAAAAAACCGTAAAAGTCTAAATTTCAGGGGCTTATAATGTATAGACACGATATATCGTGGATGTACACATCCTAGCTACTAAAGTAGAATAAATTAGTAAAAATTATACTCAGACCCTATCCCTCTTGAATTTGGGGGCTGGATGTGTCATCACACCGCCTGCATCTCCAAAAGAGTGAGGTGTAGGGCATAAGGGTAGCGGTACTGGCACGCCCGCTCCCTGCTGATAGCTTTAACAAGCTTTCGGACTGAGCAATTAAGTCGCCTTTTCAAGCAATCTAATATGCTGGCAGCCTTGGGAGTATCAAAAAAATCCAGGTTAAGCTAGAGAAGAGAATCAAGAATAGTTTCTATATCCCAGTGGGTAAAGAGCAAAACTGATTCTCAGGCGGGTATATTCTAAATTTTGGCATTGTCCTTACTCCATGCTGCGAATCATTACTCAGCAGGCAGACGTCAGAGCAGAGCTACAACGTATCTGCGATCGCACCCATGACGAACAGGTGCTTCACAAGGAAGCAACGGTGCGGGAAGTGTTGCAAGCAGTGAAGCGCCAAGGCGACAAAGCTGTACTGCATTACACAGCCGAATTTGACCACCAAAACCTGACACCCGAAGAATTGCGCGTTACAGGCTCGGAACTGGATGCAGCTTATCAACAGGTGTCTAAGGAATTGCTCCAGGCGATTCGGCTAGCTTACCGCCAAATTGAAGCGTTTCATCGTCAGCGAGTACCAAAAAGCTGGGTACACTTTGGCGATGATGAAGTAGTGCTGGGCAAACGCTATACTCCTGTAGACCGAGCAGGATTATATGTACCCGGTGGTCGCGCCGCCTATCCCAGTACAGTGCTGATGAATTCAGTGCCGGCAAAGGTAGCTGGTGTACCCCGTGTAGTCATGGTAACACCACCCGGAGCAGGGGGTACAGTTAACCCAGCAGTCTTAGTGGCCGCCCAAGAAGCAGGAGTACAAGAAATTTATCGTGTCGGGGGCGCACAAGCGATCGCCGCGTTAGCCTATGGCACAGAAACAATTCCGAAAGTGAATGTGATTACTGGGCCTGGGAATATTTATGTGACGCTAGCGAAAAAACTGGTCTACGGTACTGTGGGCATTGATTCTTTAGCAGGGCCAAGCGAAGTGCTGGTGATTGCCGATGAAACTGCAAATCCGGTGCATGTCGCCACTGATTTGTTAGCCCAAGCCGAACATGACCCGATGGCGGCAGCAATTTTGCTGACGACAGATGCTAGTTTGGCAAAAAACGTGCAAGTAGCTGTGGAGAGACAGTTAGTAGATCATCCACGGCGAATAGACACAGAAAAAGCGATCGCTCATTACGGTTTAATTGTCGTTGTGGAATCCTTGGAAGCAGCAGCAGAACTATCGAATGAATTTGCCCCTGAACACTTGGAGTTAGAAATCAAAGATCCTTGGGCATTAATTCCACAAATTCGCCATGCTGGAGCAATCTTCTTGGGTTACTCTACACCAGAAGCTGTAGGAGACTATTTGGCTGGGCCTAACCATACCTTGCCGACTTCTGGTGCTGCTCGCTATACTTCGGCGTTAGGTGTCGAAACTTTCCTCAAACACTCTAGTATTATTCAATACTCACAAGCGGCGCTATATAAGGTGGCTGGTGCAATTGACGTGCTAGCAACAGCAGAAGGTTTACCTTCTCACGCCGATTCAGTACGACGCCGAATTCAGCAGGAAGAGTGATTTGGAATGCTTAATTTTTTTCTACGTTGTACTGTTGGCAAAAGTCACTCAGGGGCTTCACACTGAAAGTTTAGACAGCAGCAGCCTCACTAGAGCAGCCACTGTACAGTCAGTTAACGAGCAGTTCTAAGGAAAATTTTCCTTTGGGGAGACTCCAAAAAAGATTTCCTCGGGAAATCACGCCACTTGCTACCCTACCTTAAGCCACCCATCAGGCGTGTACAAGGTGTTGGCTTTGCCGACTTAAAAGCAGTGGCGTGGAAACCCCTATCAAAGCGGACTGACTCACTAGTTCTCTCAGTTGGGAGACCAGCCTATCTGCTAAGTTCTCCCTTGTACGCAGCATGGTAAGCGCAGCTATGCCGCAGGACTTTACCGAGACACTACGCCAAAAGGACTAAACTTACGGGACTAGCTCTGCAATACTATGGCTCAACTTGAGCAAATTAGCGTAAAAATCTCATATGGCGAATTCTCTATTCAACAAAGTGAGTTTTTATTAAGGAAATTGGTTGGTTCACATTTGCAAAAACTTTCGCTAGATACTTATTTATGTCAGGGGTCTACTCTTTAAGAGTTAGGAGACGAGAGCGGTGCTAAAAAATATTTTGGTAGCTCTGGATGGTTCTGAAATTGCAGAACGAGTAATTCAGGCTTTGGATGATTTGGTGCTATCAGATGATAGCAAAGTTGTTCTATGTCATGTGTTTCCCAATCCCGAGTCAGATATGGAACTACCTGCTGATCGTCCTCAGCCAGAGTCGCAAACACTTTCGTATTTTCATATAGAACAACAACTGCAATCTTATCAAGAAAAGGTGTCAGTTAAAACTGAATTAGAGCTAGTAAGCGGCGACCCTGCTGAAGAGATTATTCGCCTTGCAAATATTTATAAGACTGAATTAATTATAATTGGCAGTCGTGGATTAATTGGTATGAAGCGAATTGTACTAGGTTCTGTTAGTAATCAAGTCGTGGAAGAGGCTAATTGCTCAGTGTTAGTAGTGAAGCCCAATAAGATTTAAAAATTGATAATTAAATCTTAATTGTCAATAGAGTAGTAATTATTGAATGTGGTTTTGTCTTTTTGGGGTTTAGCTTGAAAATTTATAGCAATTTTTAGAATAATCAAATACATTCTCCGAAGAAATTAGAAGTCAGAATGTTCTTTCTACTGTCTCTAATATACCCAAACCAGAGGTATTGCAAACAATTAAGAACCCTTATAAAAAGCAGATAAAATCATTTAAGAAAAAAAGCCTACCCTTGAAAATAAAGAGGGATAGGCTTTGTTTGTGTCGCCATTAAATAGACTTAAGAGACATTGCATTTCTAGCTATTTTTGGGATTCTCCATCCTGTTGAGTTGCTAAAAACTGACGCAAGCTCAATAAACTCAGAGTTTGACCCAAATTCAGAGGCAGAATTGTCACCCCTTCTAAGCGGGACTGTATCCAACCTTCTCCCCAATACCATTCGTGAAAACCGTCAATTCCTCCACTTAGTAGCAAGCGTAGGCAATTAGGTTTAACAACGTCGACTTGATGATGAATCGGAACTGGCCCAGTCCAGGTTGTAAACTGGAATCCTGGATGAAGCTCTTCTGGCATACCTGAAGCAAAGCGTTGCCCCAAGAGCCATTTTTCTAGTTTTTTTGGATACAGCAAGCTGTCGTGTATTGCACTTGCTGATGCTTCAATTTCGATCCGTAGTTGGCTTTGTTGAAAAGTACCCAGCATTTTTAATGATTACACTCTACCTGAGTGAGTTATTGTTTTATTATGGTAAAGACTAATGTAAAAACTTGTGCGAGATTTTGTTTCCTGACTAACAATTAATTTCCGATTTTCAATAAATACAATACTTCTCCTAGAGTAAACTAACGGGAGATATATCTTAAGTAAATTTTTCGGTTGAATTGCAACGCTTGCTAAAATAGATTTTGTTTTTTTAATGCTTTAAACTTACTGAGCTAAGATGCATTTTAGTGAAAGAGAAGTAATTGTTCATAAGCTGGCTAAAATTAGGTTATTTCATTTTAAATTTGGAATTTTGAATTGCTTATCTCAGGGAAGAAATTTTTATTTAATTGTCAGTCTTAGTTCCTTCATACCTATATTATAATCTACTGATAAAATATATGTTTAAGTTACGTTTTGTTATAATAAGTATTATTTTCATTCCCATGCTTAAAAGCTGGGGCTTTCACTAAGACACTATTTGGTAAGGTTTTTCATGGCGGATCAGTTAATTCGTGCCACGGCAGCCGAAGGTGGAATTCGTGCAGTAGGTGTGATCAGCACACGCTTAACAGAAGAAGCACGAGTGCGCCACAAGCTTTCCTATGTGGGAACGGCAGCACTGGGTCGGACTATGGCAGCAGGGTTGTTAATGGCTTCCAATATGAAGCGAACTGGCTCAAGAATCAATGTCCGAGTGAAGGGCGATGGCCCTTTAGGTGGTATATTGGTAGATGCCGGATTAGATGGCACTGTACGGGGTTATGTAGAAAACCCGTCTATAGAATTGCCTCCTAATGCTAAAGGTAAGCTAGATGTCGGGGGCGCAGTAGGTAAAGGGTACCTCTACGTTGTACGAGATATCGGTTATGGTTACCCTTACTCTAGTACAGTAGAACTGGTTTCTGGTGAGATTGGTGATGACGTAGCTCATTACCTAGTAAGTTCTGAACAAACTCCTTCAGCCCTAGTTTTAGGGGTATTTGTGGGAGGAAGTGGAGTTACGGCTGCTGGAGGTTTACTGGTACAAGTGTTGCCCAAAGCTGCTAGAGACGAAGCTCTAGTTGCAACCTTGGAATCACGAGTAGCTGCTTTATCAGGATTTACGCCGTTGTTGCAAGCTGGAAAGACGTTACCCGAAATTTTTGATGATCTGCTAGGAGACATGGGACTAACGATTTTTCCCGAAAGCCAAATGCTACGCTTTCACTGTCGTTGCTCTTTTGACCGGGTGTTGGGAGCATTGAAGATTTTGGGAGAAGCAGAATTGCAAGACATGATTATTAAAGATGATGGTGCTGAGGCAACTTGTGATTTTTGTGGCAGAGTTTACCAAGCTAGTAGTGATGATTTAGCTCAGTTAATTGTTGATTTACAGACAGAATCTTCAATTTCAAAATAAAGTATAAAACAACACTAAAGCTTGGAAATGGTAATGGTATCTGTGAACTAGAGATAATGAAAAAAGTAGCTTTTTGGGCATGAGAAAGCTACTATGTCAAAAATGGAATTATCGACTTAAAACAGAGCGCTATTCAATTATTGTGGTGTGAGAGATGACAGAGCGGGATATTCCAGACAGTTGGCCCCCAGCCAGAGCAAGAGAGCCAGATAATAATACACTCTTATCCCAAACACAACAATTCGGTGAAACTCAAGCATTTGTTGTCCCGGCTACTGATTCTACCTCGAAGTCAGTAAAGCGGCAAAAAGAAAACGATTCCGTACCACTTGGTGGAAGCAAGCTAGGCGGAGCGTCTCGTGGAGAAGAATTACCTATAAATAATCATTCAGAAGAATCTGCAACACTCAGTAGGAAGGGCAAAAAATTGCCCCGGTGGATGAAAAGCTGGGTGTTGTGGTCATTATTACTAACTTTGATTCCTGGCAGTATCGGATTCCTGGCAATGGCAATGCTGTTGAAGTTGCCATCTGCCCCAAACTGCCCATCAATTTTTTGGCCTTTGGCTAGTGCGTCGGTGCGGTTACATTGCGCTCAATTAGCAGCTTCTAAGCAGACAGTAAATGATCTGTTACAAGCGATCGCCCTAGTGAAACAACTGCCAGAAAGTCACCCATTACATACCGAGATTGGTCGTTTTGTAGAAGAATGGTCGCGGGATATTTTACAGTTAGCTGATCAGAGTTTCCAGTCAGGAAATATAGACGAAGCGATCGCTATTGCTCAAAAAATACCTGAAGACCTGCCAGCCTACCAACTAGTAAACGAGCAAGTTGCCAAATGGCAGTCCATCTGGTCGAAGGCAGAAGGAATCTACCAAGACTCGGAAAAGGAACTACAGCAAAGCCGCTGGCAATCGGCGTATATGCTGTCAGCCAAATTATTGCGTGTGGATAATAAGTACTGGGCAAGTACTAAGTACGACCAATTGAACCAGTTAATTACTACAGCGCGGGAAGATGCTGAGAAGTTGGCAAAAGCTGAAAGTCTAGCAAATAGCAGCGTAGTAGATAATTTACAAGAAGCTATCAAAATTGTCGAGTCGATTGGGCAAGGTAGTTACTTTTATCAAAAAGCTCAAAAATCGATTCCAGAATTTGGACGCAAGATGCTGAACTTAGCACAAGCAAAGTTGGATGCACGGGATGCAGATACAGCACTGGATATTGCTAGACAAATTCCTGAAACTACAGGATTGCAATCGGAAGTCGATGATTTTATTGCCTTGGGTGAGGCGCAAAGGAGTGCATGGATCGGTAATGTTTCTGGTTTAGAGTCAGCGATCGCTCAGGCACAACAAATCGATCCCTCAAGACCAGTGTATAACAAAGCACAAAAACTTGTGGCACGTTGGCAATTAGAAATTGAAGATGTTGCCCGGTTAGAAAAAGCTAGAACACTGGCTAGTCAAGGAACAGTCAATGATTTAGCAGCAGCGATCTCCGAAGCACAACTGATACCAGCCACTAACCCCCGCGCTACAGAAGCTAGGGAAGAAATGGGTCGCTGGCAAGCCCAAATCGAGACAATCCAAGACCAACCTTACTTAGAACGTGCCGAACAGATAGCGTTGTTTGAGGATATCAACTCTTTACAAGCTGCGATCGCTGAAGCTAGTCAAGTTCGTAGAGGTCGGGCATTATATCCAGAAGCGCGGAAAAAAATTCGTACTTGGACAGGAAAAATTCAGCAAATTCAAGACCAACCTTACTTAGATCAGGCGCGACAACTGGCTCAGAGTGGCAATTTACCTGCTGCAATTAATACAGCTCAAGCAATTGCATCGTCGGGGAGAGCGCTTTCTGGTGAAGCACAAGCGGCTATAGATGATTGGCAAGGGGAAATTCGTACCCAAGAAAACTGGCAGAAAGCGCAGCAAGCGGCAACTGCTGGCACACCTGAAGCCTTGGCTGAAGCAATGCGGTTGGCTGATCGGGTCGCCAACCGGAGCATTCTGCGGATGGATGCAAATCTTGCTATTGACCAATGGAGTCAGCAATTATTGGAAATAGCACGTTCTCAAGGTCAATCTGATATAGCTAGAGGTATAGAGACTGCAAAGTTGATTCCTCGCGGTAGTGCTGCTTACAGTGCGGCACAAGAGCAAATTCAAACTTGGCAGCAATTTCTTAATCCTCAGCCTACACCGACACCGACATTTCAACCAATTCAACCATTGACCACTCCCAATGGATAGTAATCTACAATTTTGAGAGTATTCTACGGTTTTTGTGCCTCAATTTGCCTGACCACGGTCAGAGCTGAGTAACTCACCCCAGCAGTGCCTTCACCTGGATGGGTAGAGTCACCAACTAACCACAGATGCTTGATGGGTGTACGATTGGCAAACCCAAACGGGCCAAAGGTGGGTATCCTTTGACCAATACCACCGACTATACCGCGATCGCGTGCTGTAAAGTGGGCGAAGGTACGGGGTGTTGCAGCTTCTTGATGGATAATAGTTTCTGGTTTCAAATAGAAGTATTGGGCAAGGTGGGCGATCGCTTCTTGTGTATACTTTTGCTTGAGCAATGGATAATCTTGTGTACGCGACCAAGGTGCAGGATCTACAAATGAAGAAGCGGTAATTGTAGCTTTCCCTGCTGGTGCGCGACCATCTCCAGGATGGCTGACGGAGACAAATAAAGAATTATTCTCCCCAATTGGGCCGTTAGCATCGTACATAAATTGTAGATGGGGCGGACAATCCACGGGAATGGCGCTGGCATCTACACCTAAATACACTACAAATGCTCCCGATGCTTGGGGGAGTCTTTCGACTCGCTGTTTATAGCCAGATGGAGCCTGTTCTCCCAACAAATCCACCAAGTTCTGCACCGTGACATTGGCAACTACATGGTCAGCTGCTTCTGTCCAGACTTCGCCAGTTTTCTGATTTTTAATCACAACAGCAGTAGCTTGGCCATTTTCCACTTTGATCTGCTCTACGGTGTGACGCATCAACAGTTTGCCACCGTCTCGTTCTAAAGCTTGTACTAGGCGATCGCTTAGTACTTGCATACTACCTTGGAGGTGAAATAATCCTTGAGGCAGTTGGGATACATTTAATGCGGTTGCGGCATAAAGTAATGCAGTTTCTTCGGCGTTGACCTGAGAATAAAGCTTTAGTTGTAAATCCAAAAATGTTCTCAGCCGTTGGTTATTTCCCAGCCCATATAACCGTAAAGCATCTCCGACAGTAAACAAGGTGAAGGGTACGGTAATTAATGTACTAGGACGTACAGCCTGAGTTAACTGCCACAAATCCCACAAGTTACGTGGCGGTAGCACTGGGTCGCGTCCTTGAAATTCCCAACTGGCTGCAAACAAAGTTGCTAACAATTGCCAGAATGGTTCACTACCAGGAAACTGCTTTTGTCTTTCCTCTTGCCATTTCTCTGGGTCGCACCAGACGTTAATTGGTGTACTTTCCCCAGGCAAGTATACAGCACAAGCGGGGTCACAAGGTGTCGCTTCTGGTAAATCTATGGCTAATTCTGAGAAAATGCGATGGTGAATTCCCCCTGGTTCTAACCCTGCTACCTGAGTAGCTCCAACATCAAAGATAAATCCTCGACGTTTAAATGTAGAAGCACAGCCTCCCGGTACGAGGGCTTGATCCAAAATTAAGACGCTATAACCTCTATGGGCTAATAATGCCCCAGCAGTTAGTCCACCGATTCCTGCACCGATGACGATGACGCGGGATTGACTTTTGTCAATAAGAAGACTGGACATTGAGCTTTAGTTTACATTTATTAATATTTATATTAATAATTTTACATGGTCTAGGAGACTAGAAGAGATACTTTGTAGGCACACAGAGTAACTGGTTAAACTTGCCTATACAAGAGTTAGAAATTGCTTCACCAGAACAGACTAACTACAGTAAGAGTGTTAACACAGTTTGTGTGGCAGTTATAGCCATTTTTCAGCAAATTGCCAGGAATTAAGCGATCGCCTCCGGTACTGCGCTGTGTGCAATCAGACTACTACTTTTAAGTCACAG
This region of Nostoc sp. UHCC 0302 genomic DNA includes:
- the crtD gene encoding C-3',4' desaturase CrtD; protein product: MSSLLIDKSQSRVIVIGAGIGGLTAGALLAHRGYSVLILDQALVPGGCASTFKRRGFIFDVGATQVAGLEPGGIHHRIFSELAIDLPEATPCDPACAVYLPGESTPINVWCDPEKWQEERQKQFPGSEPFWQLLATLFAASWEFQGRDPVLPPRNLWDLWQLTQAVRPSTLITVPFTLFTVGDALRLYGLGNNQRLRTFLDLQLKLYSQVNAEETALLYAATALNVSQLPQGLFHLQGSMQVLSDRLVQALERDGGKLLMRHTVEQIKVENGQATAVVIKNQKTGEVWTEAADHVVANVTVQNLVDLLGEQAPSGYKQRVERLPQASGAFVVYLGVDASAIPVDCPPHLQFMYDANGPIGENNSLFVSVSHPGDGRAPAGKATITASSFVDPAPWSRTQDYPLLKQKYTQEAIAHLAQYFYLKPETIIHQEAATPRTFAHFTARDRGIVGGIGQRIPTFGPFGFANRTPIKHLWLVGDSTHPGEGTAGVSYSALTVVRQIEAQKP
- the rpsT gene encoding 30S ribosomal protein S20, whose protein sequence is MANTKSALKRAEIAERNRLRNKAYKSVVKTLIKKYQNAVVVYAANPTPELKEEALSRLSEAYSKIDKAVKRGVLHPNNGARKKSRLAQRLKPLTQTAE
- the hslO gene encoding Hsp33 family molecular chaperone HslO, producing MADQLIRATAAEGGIRAVGVISTRLTEEARVRHKLSYVGTAALGRTMAAGLLMASNMKRTGSRINVRVKGDGPLGGILVDAGLDGTVRGYVENPSIELPPNAKGKLDVGGAVGKGYLYVVRDIGYGYPYSSTVELVSGEIGDDVAHYLVSSEQTPSALVLGVFVGGSGVTAAGGLLVQVLPKAARDEALVATLESRVAALSGFTPLLQAGKTLPEIFDDLLGDMGLTIFPESQMLRFHCRCSFDRVLGALKILGEAELQDMIIKDDGAEATCDFCGRVYQASSDDLAQLIVDLQTESSISK
- a CDS encoding universal stress protein, producing MLKNILVALDGSEIAERVIQALDDLVLSDDSKVVLCHVFPNPESDMELPADRPQPESQTLSYFHIEQQLQSYQEKVSVKTELELVSGDPAEEIIRLANIYKTELIIIGSRGLIGMKRIVLGSVSNQVVEEANCSVLVVKPNKI
- a CDS encoding chromosome segregation ATPase codes for the protein MTERDIPDSWPPARAREPDNNTLLSQTQQFGETQAFVVPATDSTSKSVKRQKENDSVPLGGSKLGGASRGEELPINNHSEESATLSRKGKKLPRWMKSWVLWSLLLTLIPGSIGFLAMAMLLKLPSAPNCPSIFWPLASASVRLHCAQLAASKQTVNDLLQAIALVKQLPESHPLHTEIGRFVEEWSRDILQLADQSFQSGNIDEAIAIAQKIPEDLPAYQLVNEQVAKWQSIWSKAEGIYQDSEKELQQSRWQSAYMLSAKLLRVDNKYWASTKYDQLNQLITTAREDAEKLAKAESLANSSVVDNLQEAIKIVESIGQGSYFYQKAQKSIPEFGRKMLNLAQAKLDARDADTALDIARQIPETTGLQSEVDDFIALGEAQRSAWIGNVSGLESAIAQAQQIDPSRPVYNKAQKLVARWQLEIEDVARLEKARTLASQGTVNDLAAAISEAQLIPATNPRATEAREEMGRWQAQIETIQDQPYLERAEQIALFEDINSLQAAIAEASQVRRGRALYPEARKKIRTWTGKIQQIQDQPYLDQARQLAQSGNLPAAINTAQAIASSGRALSGEAQAAIDDWQGEIRTQENWQKAQQAATAGTPEALAEAMRLADRVANRSILRMDANLAIDQWSQQLLEIARSQGQSDIARGIETAKLIPRGSAAYSAAQEQIQTWQQFLNPQPTPTPTFQPIQPLTTPNG
- the hisD gene encoding histidinol dehydrogenase, whose product is MLRIITQQADVRAELQRICDRTHDEQVLHKEATVREVLQAVKRQGDKAVLHYTAEFDHQNLTPEELRVTGSELDAAYQQVSKELLQAIRLAYRQIEAFHRQRVPKSWVHFGDDEVVLGKRYTPVDRAGLYVPGGRAAYPSTVLMNSVPAKVAGVPRVVMVTPPGAGGTVNPAVLVAAQEAGVQEIYRVGGAQAIAALAYGTETIPKVNVITGPGNIYVTLAKKLVYGTVGIDSLAGPSEVLVIADETANPVHVATDLLAQAEHDPMAAAILLTTDASLAKNVQVAVERQLVDHPRRIDTEKAIAHYGLIVVVESLEAAAELSNEFAPEHLELEIKDPWALIPQIRHAGAIFLGYSTPEAVGDYLAGPNHTLPTSGAARYTSALGVETFLKHSSIIQYSQAALYKVAGAIDVLATAEGLPSHADSVRRRIQQEE